The Anolis carolinensis isolate JA03-04 chromosome 2, rAnoCar3.1.pri, whole genome shotgun sequence genome has a window encoding:
- the LOC103281768 gene encoding killer cell lectin-like receptor subfamily B member 1C isoform X3, whose protein sequence is MLFHRNRENHACASQCPHRQKIALWIACIGNVILLASLVVLALQLENKKGKSRVNDSKWTNMVECNTSSDKFKYHLRSTLCNQTSVNSTCQVCSQHWHLHKHKCYQFPSTNTLKSWNDSQDDCSARNAQLLVIQDMEDLDFVTKNMLDMHYTYWIGLLWSLPMKKWKWATGSQVNHDVFKEQNIQEEKYCGTIKNKKIVSETCSTVLRWICQKDPIFI, encoded by the exons GTGCTTCTCAGTGTCCTCACAGGCAAAAGATCGCTCTATGGATTGCATGCATTGGGAATGTTATCCTTCTGGCATCTCTGGTTGTCTTGG CTTTGCAGTTGGAGAACAAGAAAGGAAAGAGTAGGGTGAATGACAGCAAATGGACTAACATGGTGGAATGTAATACCTCTTCAGACAAATTTAAGTATCATCTAAGAAGCACACTATGCAACCAAACCTCAG TGAATTCCACTTGCCAAGTTTGTTCTCAACATTGGCATCTCCACAAGCACAAGTGCTACCAGTTCCCATCAACAAACACTCTTAAAAGTTGGAATGACAGCCAAGATGACTGCTCTGCAAGGAACGCTCAACTGCTGGTAATCCAAGACATGGAGGATTTG GATTTTGTAACAAAAAATATGCTGGATATGCATTATACCTATTGGATTGGACTTTTGTGGTCATTACCAATGAAGAAATGGAAATGGGCTACAGGATCCCAGGTCAACCATGATGT gtTCAAAGAACAAAACATTCAGGAAGAAAAGTACtgtggaacaataaaaaacaagaaaattgtaTCTGAAACCTGCAGCACTGTGTTAAGGTGGATTTGCCAAAAGGACCCCATTTTTATATGA